GTGCGCTGCCCCTCCTCGACCTGGACCGCGGCACGCTTGCCGTTGATCGGCTCGTCCATGACCTTGGCGTGCAGCTTGAGGATCGCGTCGAGCAGCATCTCCGGACGGGGAGGACACCCGGGCAGGTACATGTCCACCGGAACCACGTGGTCCACGCCCTGCACCACCGCGTAGTTGTTGAACATCCCTCCGGTGGAGGCGCACACGCCCATCGCGAGCACCCAGCGGGGCTCGGGCATCTGGTCGTAGATCTGACGCAGCACCGGCGCCATCTTGTTGGTGACCCGCCCCGCCACGATCATCAGATCGGCCTGGCGCGGGGTGGCCGAGAATCTCTCCATTCCGAACCGCGCGATGTCGTAACGGGATCCGCCCACCGTCATCATCTCGATCGCGCAGCAGGCCAACCCGAAGGTCGCCGGCCACATCGACGTCTTGCGGGTCCAGTTGACGAGTTTTTCCACATTGGCCAGCAGGATGCCGTTGGGCAGGCTTTCCTCAAGCCCCATCTCGGCACTCCCTTCCACGAGTAGCCCCGCCCCGCGGGACGACGCCGATCCGGACGTCTCCGCGAGCCGTCACCGCGCTCATCGAGGTCTTCCGATCAAGTTGAAGGCTGGATCCCGGTGACCTTCGGCGCGGCAGCGCCGAACCGGCCACCCTGTCCACCGGCACCGTCGCGGGTTCACCCGCCTCGCGCTCTCGCGAGGGCGGCCCGACGTGGCGCAGATGGCTACTCGATGTCGGGCACCCGCTGCGAGAGCCGGTGGGAGGTTCCGCTGAACGGGCACCTCGGCAACCGAAACGGCGCAACTTCATCAGTCCCAATCGAAGCCACCACGCCGCCACACGTAGAGATCGGCGAACCCGAACGTGACGATGAAGAGGATCACCGCGACCACGCCGTAGAGACCGAGCGCGTCGGCGGAGACCGCGTACGGGAACAGGAAGACCATCTCGATGTCGAAGAGGATGAACATCATCGCCGTCAGGTAGTAGGCGACCGGCATCCGGCCGCCTCCCCCGACCGGCTGCGGCGAGGGTTCGATACCGCACTCGTAAGCGTCGAGCTTGGCCCTGTTGTACCGGCGCGGACCGACCAACGGCGCGATCGCGACCGAGAACACGGCGAAACCGAACGCCAACGCGAACATCAGCACCAGCGGGATGTATGGATCCAGCACCGTGCCCGCCTCCTTACTCCAGTTCCCGCGACGCCCCCGAGCGAACTCGGTGACCGTTATTCGGCACTGTATGCGGTCGGTCGGGCCCATCCCGTAGTGAGGTGAACCTAACTTTATGAATTACCGCACAAAGCCGGTGGAATCTGATCAGACACGACCCCTCAGGCGCTAGGCGTGAGCCGAGTCGTGGCACTTATCACACGGTCCATCGCGTCACCGCCCCTCCGGTCGTAGAGGTTGGCCAGCAGCTTGAGCACGAAGCGCATCAGGGTCACCCGCGGCAGACCGTGCTTGGTGGCCATGCTCATCACGGTCGGGTGACCGATGAGCCTGCTGAACAGATTTCCCATGCGGAAGTAACCGCCGAGCGACTCGGCGACCGCGTCCGGGTAGCGGGCCAGCGCCCGCTCGCGGGCCATCCCCTCGGGCCGGGCCCTGGCCTGCACCACGCACTCGGCGGCCAGGCGCGCCGACTCCATGGCGTAGGCGATCCCCTCGCCGTTGAACGGATTGACCATTCCACCGGAGTCACCCACCAGCAGGAGGCCGGAACCGTAGTGCGGCTTGCGGTTGAATCCCATGGGCAGCGCGGCCCCGCCGATCTTGCCCGTCGCGTTTTCCTCCCGCAGCCCCCAGTCGTCGGGGGTTCCTTCCAGCCAGGTGCGCAGCAGGGAGCGGTAGTCGGTCTTGCCGTAGGCCTTCGAGGTGGAAAGGACCCCGAGCCCGACGTTGACCGT
This genomic stretch from Actinopolyspora halophila DSM 43834 harbors:
- a CDS encoding NADH-quinone oxidoreductase subunit A encodes the protein MLDPYIPLVLMFALAFGFAVFSVAIAPLVGPRRYNRAKLDAYECGIEPSPQPVGGGGRMPVAYYLTAMMFILFDIEMVFLFPYAVSADALGLYGVVAVILFIVTFGFADLYVWRRGGFDWD
- a CDS encoding NADH-quinone oxidoreductase subunit NuoB, translated to MGLEESLPNGILLANVEKLVNWTRKTSMWPATFGLACCAIEMMTVGGSRYDIARFGMERFSATPRQADLMIVAGRVTNKMAPVLRQIYDQMPEPRWVLAMGVCASTGGMFNNYAVVQGVDHVVPVDMYLPGCPPRPEMLLDAILKLHAKVMDEPINGKRAAVQVEEGQRTELTASSEKYAPKRAGKRRMAERQQDAQRREMGAEGALGAAGVESLPPGGDSGDERRREEKSTGR